A single window of Pseudarthrobacter psychrotolerans DNA harbors:
- a CDS encoding aspartate/glutamate racemase family protein → MKLLVINPNISDDVTALIEAEALRSASPGTEIVVRTAGYGVEYIETRFESLIAAGAVAEIVAEYTRDGASVDGVVVAAFGDPGMPALKELTDVPVIGITEAALCAAALQGHRFSIIAISDRIRPWYQDCVERFGLGGRLASIRSINEALNGIASVQQDFKATLLALSQQAVTEDGADVVILAGAPLAGLARELRGQIGVPVVDGISAGIRMAEAVVGLDSGPHRTGAFAPPPAKARRGLTGNLEAALTTAQNAAMHDAAHRGTTQPASPAPAN, encoded by the coding sequence ATGAAACTTCTTGTCATCAACCCCAACATCAGCGACGACGTCACCGCCCTGATCGAAGCGGAAGCCCTCCGCTCCGCCTCCCCCGGAACAGAGATCGTGGTCCGGACCGCCGGGTACGGCGTCGAATACATCGAAACCCGCTTTGAGTCCCTGATCGCGGCGGGAGCCGTCGCCGAAATCGTCGCCGAGTACACCCGCGACGGCGCCAGCGTCGACGGCGTAGTGGTGGCCGCATTCGGCGACCCCGGAATGCCGGCACTGAAGGAACTCACCGACGTCCCCGTCATCGGAATTACCGAGGCCGCACTCTGCGCCGCCGCCCTGCAGGGGCATCGGTTCTCCATCATCGCCATCTCGGACCGGATCCGGCCCTGGTACCAGGACTGCGTGGAGCGCTTCGGGCTCGGCGGCAGGCTGGCGTCGATCCGCTCCATCAACGAGGCCCTCAACGGCATCGCCTCAGTGCAGCAGGACTTCAAGGCAACCCTGCTGGCTCTCAGCCAGCAGGCTGTCACAGAGGACGGGGCCGACGTCGTGATCCTCGCCGGAGCACCTCTCGCCGGCCTGGCCCGCGAACTCCGCGGGCAGATAGGGGTCCCCGTGGTGGACGGCATCTCGGCGGGCATCCGCATGGCGGAAGCGGTCGTCGGCCTCGATTCCGGACCGCACCGCACGGGCGCCTTCGCGCCTCCCCCCGCCAAGGCCCGCCGCGGCCTCACGGGGAACCTGGAGGCCGCCCTCACCACGGCGCAGAACGCCGCCATGCACGATGCCGCCCACCGCGGCACCACCCAGCCGGCCTCGCCCGCGCCGGCCAACTAG
- a CDS encoding amidohydrolase family protein, which yields MSDTPELVIANGTVVNSFGRRHAHIVVREGRIDQLVDAAGPVPAATRVIDAAGRLVIPGGVDGHCHVAQVTGRFRTLDDYRTTSTAALWGGTTTIIDFGIPRDARETPLEAILHKKELARESRCDVALHGSVVSWDETVPWQLEQLAAEGVRSVKMYTTNRGSTMADGDTILKVMREMVRLDGLTYIHAEHDPIIADCTQQHADDGRIGVEHLHRTRPELAEEVSVKETLAMAEYTGAPVYFVHQSTPGAVDLVTEARSRGQEAYSETCPHYLTLDDSVYGSVMPEWYACCPPMRSPQTVAALRERLANGAIHAVASDHSCYDLSQKRERADDIREMPHGLPGVETRMPVTFTAMMEAARGGEARVEDFVEVFAAGPARINALPRKGTIAPGFDADLVIFDPAEERVVDGAALHMGTDFSPFDGRTLTGWPAVVVSAGRVVVDSGGFHDPGPVGSFVPRNGFTEHRDALSWPQESRPAVYAAS from the coding sequence ATGTCCGACACCCCAGAACTCGTTATCGCCAACGGCACCGTGGTCAACAGCTTCGGCCGGCGGCACGCCCACATTGTGGTCCGGGAGGGCCGCATCGACCAGCTGGTGGACGCCGCCGGCCCCGTCCCCGCCGCCACGCGCGTCATCGATGCCGCCGGCCGGCTCGTCATTCCCGGCGGCGTCGACGGACACTGCCACGTTGCCCAGGTAACCGGGCGGTTCCGCACCCTCGATGACTACCGGACCACGTCGACGGCCGCTTTGTGGGGCGGCACCACCACCATCATCGACTTCGGCATCCCCCGGGACGCCCGGGAAACCCCGCTCGAGGCCATCCTGCATAAGAAGGAGCTGGCCCGCGAGTCCCGCTGCGACGTCGCCTTGCACGGCTCCGTGGTCAGCTGGGATGAAACCGTTCCCTGGCAGCTGGAACAGCTCGCAGCTGAGGGTGTCCGGTCCGTGAAGATGTACACCACCAACCGCGGCAGCACCATGGCGGACGGGGACACCATCCTCAAGGTCATGCGCGAAATGGTCCGCCTGGACGGCCTCACCTACATCCATGCCGAACACGATCCCATCATCGCGGATTGCACCCAGCAGCACGCGGACGACGGGCGGATCGGCGTCGAGCACCTGCACCGGACCCGCCCCGAGCTGGCCGAAGAGGTCTCGGTCAAGGAGACCCTGGCCATGGCCGAATACACCGGCGCCCCCGTCTACTTTGTGCACCAGTCGACGCCGGGTGCCGTGGACCTGGTCACCGAGGCCCGCAGCCGCGGGCAGGAGGCCTACTCCGAGACCTGCCCGCACTACCTCACCCTCGACGACAGCGTCTACGGCTCGGTAATGCCGGAGTGGTACGCCTGCTGCCCGCCCATGCGCAGCCCGCAGACCGTCGCCGCGCTCCGGGAACGGCTTGCCAACGGCGCCATCCACGCCGTCGCCTCCGACCACTCCTGCTACGACCTCTCGCAGAAGCGGGAGCGCGCGGACGACATCCGCGAAATGCCGCACGGCCTCCCGGGCGTCGAAACCCGGATGCCCGTCACGTTCACCGCCATGATGGAAGCCGCCCGCGGCGGCGAAGCGCGGGTGGAGGACTTCGTCGAAGTCTTCGCCGCAGGCCCTGCCCGCATCAACGCCCTCCCCCGCAAGGGAACCATCGCCCCCGGGTTCGACGCCGACCTGGTCATCTTCGATCCGGCCGAGGAACGCGTCGTCGACGGCGCCGCCCTGCACATGGGCACTGATTTCTCCCCGTTCGACGGCCGGACGCTCACGGGCTGGCCCGCCGTCGTCGTCTCCGCCGGACGCGTGGTGGTGGACAGCGGCGGGTTCCACGACCCCGGACCCGTAGGCAGCTTTGTGCCCCGCAACGGTTTCACCGAACACCGCGACGCCCTGTCCTGGCCCCAGGAATCCCGCCCCGCCGTCTACGCCGCCAGTTAG
- a CDS encoding aspartate/glutamate racemase family protein translates to MPSQTRKTRIGMIVPSSNTCLEPQSYRILGDRDDVTIHFTRIPVTRIALDDSSDKQFDSSVMRTAAELLATADVDVIAWNGTSGSWLGTEHDRRLVAEITDATGIPATTSTLAYMEAFRAFGTERIGLFTPYTGDVNEQIVESYQRDGIKTLDHRFLGLSGNESFGRVTDDEMRPGSLELAASKPDAIIYLCTNLYGANITAEIEAETGVPVLDSVAVTLWHCLKMAGAPLLDPRWGRLLTSA, encoded by the coding sequence ATGCCAAGCCAAACACGCAAAACCCGCATCGGCATGATCGTGCCGTCCTCCAACACCTGCCTGGAGCCGCAGAGCTACCGGATCCTGGGCGACCGCGACGACGTCACCATCCACTTCACCCGGATCCCGGTCACCCGGATTGCCCTGGATGACTCTTCGGACAAACAGTTCGACTCCAGCGTTATGCGCACCGCCGCGGAGCTGCTGGCCACCGCCGATGTGGACGTCATCGCCTGGAACGGCACGTCCGGCTCCTGGCTCGGCACCGAGCACGACCGCCGGCTGGTGGCGGAAATCACGGACGCCACGGGCATCCCGGCCACCACGTCAACCCTGGCGTACATGGAGGCGTTCAGGGCGTTCGGCACCGAACGGATCGGTCTCTTCACTCCGTACACCGGGGACGTCAACGAGCAGATCGTGGAGTCCTACCAACGGGACGGCATCAAGACCCTCGACCACCGGTTCCTGGGCCTGAGCGGCAACGAGTCCTTCGGCCGGGTCACGGATGACGAAATGCGTCCGGGGTCGCTGGAGCTCGCCGCGTCCAAGCCAGATGCCATCATCTACCTCTGCACCAACCTCTACGGCGCCAACATCACCGCGGAAATTGAGGCCGAGACAGGCGTTCCCGTGCTGGACTCGGTGGCCGTCACGCTGTGGCATTGCCTCAAGATGGCGGGCGCACCGCTCCTGGACCCGCGCTGGGGCAGGCTCCTTACGTCTGCCTGA
- the aceE gene encoding pyruvate dehydrogenase (acetyl-transferring), homodimeric type, which translates to MAAGEETSHILSGLTNQLPDRDPEETAEWLESLDALIQEQGTERAQYIMRSLLQRAGAQSVGVPMVTTTDYVNTIPVDQEAPFPGDEEIERKYRSWLRWNAAIMVHRAQRADIGVGGHISTYAGAATLYEVGFNHFFRGKDHPGGGDQVFFQGHASPGMYARAFMEGRLSEEDLDGFRQEKSKEGHALSSYPHPRLMPDFWEFPTVSMGIGPMNAIYQAQSNRYLHNRGLKDTSDQQVWAFLGDGEMDEPESRGLLQLAANDKLDNLNFVINCNLQRLDGPVRGNGKIMQELEAFFRGAGWNVIKVVWGREWDDLLTQDSDGSLVKIMNETPDGDYQTYKAESGGFVREHFFGKSPQTKDMVADLSDDEIWNLKRGGHDYNKVHAAYKAATEFKGKPTVILAKTVKGYGLGPHFEGRNATHQMKKLTLDDLKKFRDYLRIPITDEQLDADLYRPPYYHPGMDSPEIKYLMERRRALGGFVPERRPDHAPVELPDAKTYEVAKRGSGKQQAATTMTFVRLLKDLLRDKKFGHRIVPIVPDESRTFGMDAFFPTAKIYNPDGQAYLSVDRDLVLAYKESAQGQLIHPGINEAGAVAAFTAAGTAYATHGVPLIPIYVFYSMFGFQRTGDAFWAAADQMARGFIIGATAGRTTLTGEGLQHADGHSPILASTNPAVLTYDPAYGYEMGHIIRDGIERMYGPAASGDGTGPASDKNLMYYITVYNEPISQPAEPENLDVNGVLKGIYQVSASGLEGPKSQILASGVSVPWALAAQRILAEDWGVSADVWSVTSWNELRRDGLAAEEEAFLNPGLPARVPFVTQQLADAQGPVVAVTDYMKAVPDQIRQFLPHQFASLGADGFGFSDTRAAARRFFKNDTHSIVVKTLQLLASRGEVDGGVPAYAMDRYKLLDVNAGTTGGAGGDA; encoded by the coding sequence GTGGCTGCAGGAGAAGAGACCTCCCATATCCTCAGCGGGTTGACAAACCAGCTGCCCGATCGTGATCCGGAAGAGACCGCCGAATGGCTGGAGTCCCTGGATGCCCTGATTCAGGAACAGGGCACCGAACGTGCCCAATACATCATGCGGAGCCTGCTCCAGCGCGCCGGCGCCCAGAGCGTGGGCGTGCCGATGGTGACCACCACGGACTACGTGAACACCATCCCCGTGGACCAGGAAGCTCCGTTCCCGGGGGACGAAGAGATCGAGCGGAAGTACCGGTCCTGGCTGCGCTGGAACGCCGCCATCATGGTGCACCGGGCACAGCGGGCCGATATCGGCGTCGGCGGACACATCTCCACCTACGCCGGCGCAGCCACCCTGTACGAGGTCGGCTTCAACCACTTCTTCCGCGGCAAGGACCACCCCGGCGGCGGTGACCAGGTCTTCTTCCAGGGCCACGCCTCCCCCGGCATGTACGCCCGCGCGTTTATGGAAGGCCGGCTCTCCGAGGAGGACCTGGACGGATTCCGGCAGGAAAAGTCCAAGGAAGGCCACGCGCTCTCCTCCTACCCGCACCCCCGCCTCATGCCGGACTTCTGGGAATTCCCCACGGTGTCCATGGGCATCGGCCCGATGAACGCGATCTACCAGGCCCAGTCCAACCGGTACCTGCACAACCGCGGCCTCAAAGACACCTCGGACCAGCAGGTCTGGGCGTTCCTGGGCGACGGCGAAATGGACGAGCCCGAGTCCCGCGGCCTGCTCCAACTCGCAGCGAACGACAAGCTCGACAACCTCAACTTCGTGATCAACTGCAACCTCCAGCGCCTCGACGGCCCCGTCCGTGGCAACGGCAAGATCATGCAGGAACTCGAAGCGTTCTTCCGCGGCGCGGGCTGGAACGTCATCAAGGTCGTCTGGGGCCGGGAGTGGGATGACCTGCTCACCCAGGACTCCGACGGATCGCTCGTGAAGATCATGAACGAGACCCCGGACGGTGACTACCAGACCTACAAGGCAGAGTCCGGCGGGTTCGTCCGTGAGCACTTCTTCGGCAAGTCCCCGCAGACCAAGGACATGGTTGCGGACCTCTCCGATGACGAGATCTGGAACCTCAAGCGCGGCGGCCACGACTACAACAAGGTCCACGCCGCGTACAAGGCAGCCACCGAATTCAAGGGCAAGCCCACCGTCATCCTGGCCAAAACGGTCAAGGGCTACGGACTCGGACCCCACTTCGAGGGACGCAACGCGACCCACCAGATGAAAAAGCTCACTCTCGATGACCTGAAGAAGTTCCGCGACTACCTCCGCATCCCCATCACGGACGAACAGCTCGACGCGGACCTCTACCGGCCCCCGTACTACCACCCCGGCATGGACTCCCCCGAGATCAAGTACCTCATGGAGCGCCGCCGCGCCCTGGGCGGTTTCGTCCCCGAACGCCGGCCGGACCACGCGCCGGTGGAGCTGCCGGACGCCAAAACCTATGAGGTTGCCAAGCGCGGTTCCGGGAAGCAGCAGGCCGCCACCACCATGACCTTCGTGCGCCTGCTTAAGGACCTGCTCAGGGATAAGAAGTTCGGGCACCGTATTGTCCCGATCGTTCCGGATGAGTCCCGGACCTTCGGCATGGACGCGTTCTTCCCCACGGCGAAGATCTACAACCCGGACGGCCAGGCCTATCTGTCCGTTGACCGGGACCTGGTCCTCGCGTACAAGGAATCGGCCCAGGGCCAGCTGATCCACCCCGGCATCAACGAAGCAGGCGCCGTCGCCGCTTTCACCGCCGCCGGCACCGCCTACGCCACCCACGGTGTACCGCTGATCCCGATCTACGTGTTCTACTCCATGTTCGGCTTCCAGCGCACCGGCGACGCCTTCTGGGCCGCCGCGGACCAGATGGCTCGCGGCTTCATCATCGGCGCCACCGCCGGCCGCACCACCCTGACCGGCGAAGGCCTCCAGCACGCCGACGGCCACTCCCCGATCCTCGCCTCCACCAACCCTGCCGTCCTCACCTACGACCCCGCCTACGGGTACGAGATGGGCCACATCATCCGGGACGGCATCGAGCGCATGTACGGGCCGGCCGCAAGCGGCGATGGAACCGGACCTGCATCCGACAAGAACCTGATGTACTACATCACGGTCTACAACGAGCCCATCTCCCAGCCGGCCGAACCTGAGAACCTCGACGTCAACGGAGTGCTGAAAGGCATCTACCAGGTGTCGGCGTCGGGGCTTGAAGGGCCCAAGAGCCAGATCCTGGCCTCCGGCGTCTCCGTCCCCTGGGCTCTTGCTGCCCAGCGGATCCTCGCCGAGGACTGGGGCGTCTCCGCCGACGTCTGGTCCGTGACGTCCTGGAACGAACTGCGCCGGGACGGGCTCGCCGCGGAGGAAGAGGCGTTCCTGAACCCGGGCCTGCCCGCCCGCGTACCGTTCGTCACGCAGCAGCTCGCTGATGCGCAGGGGCCAGTGGTGGCGGTGACCGACTACATGAAGGCCGTGCCGGACCAGATCCGCCAGTTCCTCCCGCACCAGTTCGCCTCACTGGGTGCGGATGGCTTCGGCTTCTCCGACACCCGTGCAGCTGCCCGCCGCTTCTTCAAGAACGACACCCACTCGATTGTGGTGAAGACCCTTCAGCTGCTGGCTTCGCGCGGCGAGGTGGACGGCGGCGTGCCCGCCTACGCGATGGACCGCTACAAGCTCCTGGACGTCAACGCCGGGACCACGGGCGGCGCGGGCGGCGACGCCTGA
- the nboR gene encoding nicotine blue oxidoreductase: protein MADQDTQRTTAVLLAAGAGTRLGRGPKALLRFRGRTLVEVLADVLLAGGCREVVAVIGADAATVRAVADLSRHRVIENPDWATGMGSSFRAGVAAAAPEDHVLIALVDQPGLTTETVTRLLASHRPGRVTAAAYRGPAGKLRRGHPLILDSSLRAEAAETATGDVGARHFLQAHPELIDLVDCSDLSGGDDLDTPEQLHLLQ from the coding sequence ATGGCCGACCAAGACACACAACGCACGACGGCGGTGCTGCTTGCCGCCGGCGCCGGGACGCGGCTGGGGCGCGGCCCCAAGGCGTTGCTCCGGTTCCGCGGCCGCACGCTCGTTGAGGTGCTGGCAGACGTGCTGCTCGCAGGCGGCTGCCGGGAAGTGGTGGCGGTGATCGGCGCGGATGCGGCAACGGTCCGCGCCGTCGCCGATCTCAGCCGGCACCGGGTCATCGAAAACCCGGACTGGGCCACCGGCATGGGCAGCTCGTTCCGGGCGGGAGTCGCGGCAGCAGCCCCGGAGGACCACGTGCTTATCGCGCTGGTGGACCAGCCCGGCCTGACCACCGAGACCGTCACCAGGTTGCTGGCATCCCACCGGCCGGGCCGGGTGACGGCGGCCGCCTACCGTGGCCCCGCCGGAAAACTCCGGCGGGGACATCCGCTGATCCTGGATTCCAGCCTCCGCGCTGAGGCCGCGGAAACGGCAACGGGCGACGTCGGGGCACGCCATTTCCTCCAGGCCCACCCGGAACTGATAGACCTCGTGGACTGCAGCGACCTCTCCGGCGGCGACGACCTCGACACCCCCGAACAGCTGCACCTCCTCCAGTAG
- a CDS encoding aldo/keto reductase, giving the protein MNITLNNGVVMPAIGLGVFQTPPEATVDAVATALKTGYRHIDTAAAYANEREVGEGIRRSGINRSEIFIETKVWISDYGYDQTLHAFEKSSRKLGVDQLDLFILHQPLSGEFDKTIKAYRALEQLLEDGRVRAIGVSNFMPNHLRALREQTTIIPAVNQIEVHPYFTQPDARKAGSHLGILTQAWSPIGGITSYRGDGAKSTFNDPVIGRVAEQHGKTAAQVMLRWQLQLGHSVIPKSVRPDRIAENFDVFGFELTPGQMSALGALDTGVRGGPDPDSVTLETFGRDNPEA; this is encoded by the coding sequence ATGAACATCACGCTCAACAACGGAGTCGTCATGCCCGCCATCGGGCTTGGTGTCTTCCAGACTCCGCCCGAAGCCACCGTGGATGCGGTGGCAACCGCACTCAAGACGGGCTACCGCCACATAGACACGGCGGCCGCGTACGCCAACGAACGCGAGGTGGGCGAGGGCATCCGCCGCTCCGGAATCAACCGCTCCGAAATATTCATCGAAACCAAGGTCTGGATCAGCGACTACGGCTACGACCAGACCCTGCACGCGTTCGAGAAGAGTTCCCGCAAGCTCGGCGTCGACCAGCTCGACCTTTTTATCCTCCACCAGCCCCTCTCCGGAGAATTCGACAAGACGATCAAGGCCTACCGGGCCCTTGAACAGCTGCTCGAGGACGGCCGCGTCCGCGCCATCGGTGTCAGCAACTTCATGCCGAACCACCTAAGGGCGCTGCGCGAACAGACCACGATCATCCCCGCGGTGAACCAGATCGAGGTACACCCCTACTTCACGCAGCCCGACGCGCGAAAAGCCGGCTCGCACCTGGGCATCCTCACGCAGGCCTGGTCACCGATCGGCGGCATCACTTCCTACCGCGGTGACGGTGCGAAGAGCACATTCAACGACCCCGTCATCGGCCGTGTCGCCGAACAGCACGGGAAGACGGCCGCCCAGGTCATGCTGCGCTGGCAGCTCCAGCTCGGACACTCCGTCATCCCCAAATCCGTCCGCCCTGACCGCATCGCCGAGAACTTCGACGTCTTCGGGTTCGAACTCACTCCCGGGCAGATGAGTGCACTCGGAGCGCTCGACACGGGCGTGCGTGGTGGTCCCGACCCCGATTCGGTCACGCTGGAAACCTTCGGACGGGATAACCCGGAAGCATGA
- a CDS encoding SDR family oxidoreductase, translating into MNTRKPGTVLVVGATGSVGRHVVAEAVRQGYITRALVRDASRAGRLDAGAQKVTGELTRVETLADAVADIDAVIFTQGSSYGDAAAAEAVDYGAVKNVLLALGGRRVRIALMTAIGVTRRGSTHDWKRRSERLVRASGNAYTIVRPGWFDYQDDDQLEITLLQGDTRHAGSPADGVIARHQIARVLVDSLASDASDHLTFELVAGHGPAQESLKPVFQALDKDPAGSLDGVRDRPNMPADAEP; encoded by the coding sequence ATGAACACCAGGAAACCGGGTACCGTACTCGTCGTCGGTGCCACCGGCAGCGTCGGCCGCCATGTCGTGGCGGAAGCGGTACGTCAGGGCTACATAACGCGGGCCCTCGTGCGCGACGCCTCGCGTGCCGGCAGGCTCGACGCCGGCGCGCAGAAGGTCACTGGGGAGCTGACCCGGGTAGAGACCCTCGCGGACGCGGTGGCCGACATCGACGCGGTCATCTTCACCCAGGGTTCCTCGTACGGCGATGCCGCGGCAGCCGAAGCCGTCGACTACGGGGCCGTCAAGAACGTCCTCCTGGCACTCGGCGGCCGCCGCGTGCGCATCGCGCTCATGACAGCCATCGGGGTAACCCGCCGCGGCAGCACCCACGACTGGAAACGACGCAGCGAACGCCTGGTCCGGGCAAGCGGGAACGCCTACACAATCGTCCGGCCCGGCTGGTTCGACTATCAGGACGACGACCAGCTGGAGATCACGCTTTTGCAGGGCGACACACGCCACGCGGGGAGCCCCGCAGACGGCGTCATCGCGCGTCACCAGATCGCCCGCGTCCTCGTCGACAGCCTCGCCTCCGACGCCTCCGATCACTTGACGTTTGAACTTGTCGCCGGGCATGGACCGGCCCAGGAAAGCCTCAAGCCGGTCTTCCAAGCCTTGGACAAGGACCCCGCCGGTTCGTTGGACGGGGTCCGGGACCGGCCGAACATGCCCGCCGACGCCGAGCCGTAG
- a CDS encoding aldo/keto reductase, protein MDYRLLGRTGVEVSPLCLGTMMFGAWGNTDVDDSIRIINHALDAGINFIDSADVYSGGESEEIVGKALKGRRDDVVLATKFFMPMGKGPNRSGGSRKWVMQAVENSLRRLGTDYIDLYQVHRPSALMDVEETLGALTDLVRQGKVRYIGSSSYSGSQIVEAQVASRDGNLARFVTEQPPYSILVRGIEEDVLPTTQRHGMGTLTYSPLAGGWLSGKWRKDTAPTPTSAARPNARFDMGSAANQKKLEVVDALAHVAEDAGISLIELAIAFAINHPGVTSAIIGPRTLEQLESQLPAATVTLSAEILDRIDELVAPGRTLNPDDNSYGANELVPAARRR, encoded by the coding sequence ATGGATTACCGTCTATTGGGCCGCACCGGCGTTGAAGTCAGCCCGCTGTGTCTGGGCACCATGATGTTCGGCGCCTGGGGCAACACGGACGTTGACGATTCGATCCGGATCATCAACCACGCACTGGACGCCGGCATCAACTTCATCGACTCGGCCGACGTCTATTCGGGCGGCGAATCGGAGGAGATCGTCGGCAAGGCACTCAAAGGGCGGCGCGACGACGTCGTGCTGGCGACCAAGTTCTTCATGCCCATGGGTAAGGGGCCCAACCGCAGCGGCGGCTCCCGGAAGTGGGTCATGCAGGCGGTCGAGAACTCGCTCCGGCGCCTCGGCACCGACTACATCGATCTCTATCAGGTGCACCGCCCCAGCGCCCTGATGGATGTCGAGGAGACCCTTGGGGCCCTCACCGATCTGGTCCGGCAGGGCAAGGTCCGCTACATCGGCTCCTCGTCATACTCCGGCAGCCAGATCGTCGAAGCACAGGTCGCCTCACGCGATGGAAACCTCGCCCGGTTCGTCACCGAACAGCCGCCGTACTCGATCCTCGTCCGCGGCATTGAAGAGGACGTCCTTCCGACCACACAGCGCCATGGCATGGGAACCCTCACCTACAGTCCGCTGGCCGGCGGCTGGCTCTCCGGAAAGTGGCGCAAGGACACGGCGCCGACCCCAACGTCGGCAGCACGGCCCAACGCCCGCTTCGACATGGGCAGCGCCGCGAACCAGAAGAAGCTTGAGGTGGTCGACGCACTCGCGCACGTCGCCGAGGACGCCGGCATCAGCCTGATCGAACTCGCGATCGCGTTTGCCATCAATCACCCGGGTGTCACCTCCGCCATCATCGGACCCCGCACCCTGGAGCAGCTCGAATCCCAGCTGCCGGCGGCCACCGTGACATTGTCCGCTGAGATCCTGGACCGCATCGACGAACTGGTCGCCCCGGGCCGGACGTTGAATCCCGACGACAACAGCTACGGTGCCAACGAGCTGGTCCCGGCGGCACGCCGCCGCTAA
- a CDS encoding cation:dicarboxylase symporter family transporter, giving the protein MKIPDSAALKASSAPQKKKPLYRSLFFQILIAVVAGVLIGHFWPNIGSQLRPLGDGFIQLIKMIIAPLIFLVIVTGISAVGDVKAVGRVGVKALLYFTGATLFALVFGLIVGNLVQPGAGLNIDPSTLSQDALNAKTGTTPPKDAAAFILDIIPTSVIGAFASNSLLQVLFFSVFFGAAIVVIGRERCMPVISLMETVLELIFKIMSWIMKVAPIGAFGAMAFIISQYGLATLGTYAKLIAACYGAAIVFIALLFLVAWSFARVPLWQFLKYTREEFLLALGTASTEAVMPRIMTKLTNAGCSRATTGLVVPTGYSFNLDGAAIYLSISLLFLAQAFGHNLDLGQQLAALGVLLLTSKGMAGVPGSSFLALSATAAALGIFPVAGVALLLGADRLMDSMRVVVNLLGNCVATFVVSKWEGQFDRSVMVRAFRGEITNHDSAIMLGVEEEFEDQEIERISGGQEPSPKFHGGPNPEEIREFHMRRPTHAAAIPDGSSDSGGGK; this is encoded by the coding sequence ATGAAGATCCCAGATTCCGCGGCGCTGAAGGCGAGTTCGGCACCGCAGAAGAAGAAGCCCCTGTATAGGTCGCTCTTCTTCCAAATTCTGATCGCCGTTGTGGCAGGTGTTCTTATCGGACATTTCTGGCCGAACATTGGCTCACAGCTGAGGCCGCTCGGTGACGGATTCATCCAGCTCATCAAAATGATCATCGCGCCGCTGATTTTCCTGGTGATCGTCACCGGCATTTCGGCCGTTGGCGACGTCAAGGCGGTCGGAAGGGTCGGAGTCAAAGCCCTTCTCTACTTCACCGGGGCCACGCTCTTCGCGCTGGTCTTTGGCCTGATCGTAGGCAACCTCGTCCAGCCCGGTGCCGGGCTGAACATCGATCCCAGCACGCTTTCCCAGGACGCGCTGAACGCGAAGACCGGCACGACGCCGCCGAAGGATGCGGCTGCATTCATCCTGGACATCATCCCCACCAGCGTTATCGGTGCCTTCGCGAGCAACAGCCTGCTGCAGGTCCTGTTCTTCTCGGTGTTCTTCGGCGCGGCCATCGTGGTCATCGGACGCGAGCGCTGCATGCCGGTCATCAGCCTTATGGAAACCGTCCTGGAGCTCATTTTCAAGATCATGTCCTGGATCATGAAGGTGGCGCCGATCGGTGCCTTCGGGGCCATGGCGTTCATCATCAGCCAGTACGGCCTCGCAACGCTCGGCACCTACGCCAAGCTGATTGCCGCCTGCTACGGCGCTGCAATCGTCTTCATCGCCCTGCTCTTCCTGGTGGCCTGGAGCTTCGCCCGCGTTCCGCTATGGCAGTTCCTGAAGTACACCCGCGAGGAGTTCCTGCTGGCGCTCGGCACCGCCTCCACCGAGGCTGTGATGCCGCGCATCATGACCAAGCTGACCAACGCCGGCTGCTCACGCGCCACCACCGGCCTGGTGGTCCCCACCGGCTATTCGTTCAACCTCGACGGCGCCGCGATCTACCTCTCCATCTCCCTGCTCTTCCTGGCGCAGGCCTTTGGCCATAACCTGGACCTCGGCCAGCAACTGGCGGCGCTCGGCGTCCTGCTCCTGACTTCCAAGGGCATGGCCGGTGTGCCCGGGTCCTCGTTCCTGGCGCTGTCCGCCACCGCTGCCGCCCTGGGAATCTTCCCGGTTGCCGGTGTGGCCCTGCTCCTCGGTGCGGACCGCCTGATGGACTCCATGCGCGTTGTGGTCAACCTGCTGGGCAACTGCGTCGCCACCTTTGTGGTCTCCAAATGGGAGGGCCAGTTCGACCGCAGCGTCATGGTCCGGGCCTTCCGCGGCGAAATCACCAACCACGACTCCGCCATCATGCTTGGCGTCGAGGAAGAGTTCGAAGACCAGGAAATTGAACGGATAAGCGGCGGCCAGGAGCCGTCCCCCAAGTTCCACGGCGGACCGAACCCGGAAGAGATCCGCGAGTTCCACATGAGGCGGCCCACCCACGCCGCTGCCATACCTGACGGGTCGTCTGACTCTGGTGGCGGCAAGTAA